In Miscanthus floridulus cultivar M001 chromosome 8, ASM1932011v1, whole genome shotgun sequence, the sequence TACAGCAACAGGAGCGATGGGACAATGGTCAAatctcctttttaccatccctttcTGACGGTGCAGGGGTTGCCATGCCCTGCGAACACGCGCCCTGCACTTTTCCACCTAAACCGGGGACGACGCTGACcgccgaggcccccgcctcataCACAGgtcacctccaaggcctcggcaaatCAGGCCTTGGCGCGGTTAGCTACGACCTACCAGGCCTCGGCACCCCACCAAGTCAAAAAATCCACAGGGCATGGCATGTCACCTACAGTGGAGGCCATGCTGACTAGACGTCAACAAGGACCCCTACGACTTCAACAGCCTCGAGCATGGCCGGCGTGACGCACCAGTGATCAAGTACCAATTGCCATTCCTGACACTGTGCTGCTATAGGGATAGTGTACTAGATCTTCCTTCCTCACTAAGGCTCCACGTGTAGCTCTCTCATGTATTCCTGGCTCCCTCCTTGCAGCTATAAAAGGGGGCAGCCAGGGCCGTTTCTGAGGGGACCAGGCCGGCCCTCACGCGCAAACGCACTCACTCAATTCACGCACACTCTcccgctgcctgagagcaacatctcaagcagcccgcactgctccacgccgagacctgggaccagctccctctctcgcccagcttgtaaccccctactacaagcacttcggtgcaaggaatacaagaccgatctcttagactagacgtagggcatcgattgcctgaaccagtataaaccttgtctctttgcatcaccatccgggattaggagcacgcagtacaaatttactagttggtttaGGACCCCCGGGTTCGAAGCACTgacactctgcctcgcccgatgcctttgagatagctctgcctcgctcgagggcttAGGActagtctctgcctcgcccgagggctgagggatagactccccctcgcccgaccccagaggggcgggctcggtctcaaccaagagataaggactggcctccgcttcacccgacggccaggaacgggcctcgccctgctcgatatctaaagactgatttcatcttacctgacaacttctccccgttccctcatggtgatgggtacagggcaagataagacgttcgggtcaatcatggctccaaggaccataccctacgccctggcaggaaaagtactgccagggaacgacgggataggtgttttagacccttccgggtgccgtagagcccgaaaggtatttTAGGTGCGTGCCCCtcaccctatagagttgtaggcgccgccttcagctctgggacacggaacccaacgaagatatatgacaaccgctacactccagaaaaggatttgctacctTCACGAACAACGGATATtccatcaccacgctatggacccaagggggcggcgcccgcttcccgaccccttaggtccaccaagtcagaagaccttggccacggcgctactccAGACCCTGATCCCGTATCCCTCCaacgaagactcataggaaccagaaggcatgtggAGCAAGGCTAGGGGAGACTCATAAgttaaaaccactgtactacagcccataccctgcgcagggcagcattctgtaaccaacctgacattctacagaggcatcaacaatattgtaggtgcttatcttccttcgcactcatcaggatgaagaaccaggccgggtagacgtgagccacaagactaggtagagtacgcatcctaaagccatcacccttgtaaagccagccccttcatctataaaaggggatgcgcttcctccttCAAGGGGACTGATCTTTGATGGCATAGTACACAACACTCACACAGTCAAGTTGcgatcaagctcttggcctcctttcaacccttccatcagagacttgggaccagtccctctctcgatcgtttgtaccccctactatgaaccattcacggtgctaataacacgagcagcaacaaactggacgtagggacattcggcctgaaccagtataaatcttgtgtcctttagcgcaccatccgaacctaacgcgcattactataaatttacttgccggtgcttgtacaaaacaccgacaataatcttctgacatgtttgacttgtcctcaattcccacgatgactcttttccctgaaagaactatgtggcgctttggctctttggttgagtcattattgtttttccctctttttggtttggtagatatatcattgacatagaacacctgattcacatccttggcaaggatgaatggttcatctttgtacccaatattactaaggtctactgttgtcattccatactcattgtctactattaccccgcctccgatcaccttgacccattggcacttgaacaatgggatcttcaaagtaggtgcatattctagttcccatatttcatctatgcggtcataatatgtctgcttattcccatttgggtctgtggcatctatgcggacaccactgttttggttggtactccttttatcttgggctactatgtagaatatgttctcatttatctcataccatttgtatgtgacgatatgccatgatggttgcatagccaataaatacagttgcttatggatgctctcatcaccttgacattttttttgcaaccaaccgccgaaagtttccatgtgcttacacgtaattcaagcttcagtcttccctagaaacttggatcataagagatccttgtgtgtctcaatatacggatctaccaaagaggagttctatagaactgtgtagtgcgctttattgaaacaatcatcctccgtaccaatatatgttttcctccctagtgtcccctttccgcttagtctcccctcatgtctcgattcaggaacaccaatcgagtcaaggtcggaaataaagtcaacacagaactcaatgatctcttctattccatagcccttggcgatgcttccttctaggcgagcatggttgtgaacatatttctttaggactcccatgaatctctctaaggggaacatattgtgtaggaacataggaccgagaatgaaaatatccttgactaggtgaactaggaggtgtgtcatgatatcaaagaaggaaggagggaacaccaactcaaagctgatgagacattgaaccacatcattctgtagtttagctagatcagttggatcaattgccttctgagaaattgcattgaggaatgcacatagctttacggtggctagacgtacatttggaggtagaattcctcttaatgcaactggaagtaattgcgtcatgagaacgtgacagtcataggactttaagttacaaaatttcttctctggcacatttataataccctttatattcgaggagaatccagatggtaccttgatgttgtttaagcattcaaacatgatttccttctcctctttgcttagagtgtagctggcaggacgtaagtaatggcgtccatcatctgtcttctctggatgcaggttgtctctttcttttaaacaacgcaggtcctatcgTACTTCAAatatgtccttaggctttccatacacacccatgaagcctagcaggttcacacaaagattcttcgtcaggtgcatcacgtcgatcgagctgcggacctctaggacttgccaatagggtagctcccaaaatatggacttcttcttccacatgggtgcgtgatcattagcgtcgttcggaataggttggctgccatgtcctttttcaaagacaactttcacatcattgaccatatcgagtacatcctcaccggttcggttgcgaggcttggtaaggtggtctgccttccctttaaaatgcttgcctttctttcttacggggtgatttgcaggaagaaatcgacgatggccaaggtacatgacctttcgatattttttcaagaatacacatctaatatcaccgaagcagtgtgtgcatgcattatatcccttgtttgaatgtcctgaaagattacttagagcaggccaatcattgattgttacaaacaacaatgctcgtagatcaaagtgttcctgtttttACTCATCCCATacatgtacaccttctttattccacaaaatgagaagttcgtcaataagtggtctcaggtacacatcgatgtcattgccaggttgcttcgagcCTTAGAtgagcacatgcatcataatgaacttccgcttcatgcataaccaaggaggaaggttgtagatacttagagtaacaggccaagtgctatgactactgttctgctctccaaaaggattgataccatctgtacttaaagcaaaccttaagtttcttgcgtcatttgcaaactccaggaattctctatcgattgctctccactgggacccatcagcagggtgtctcaacatattgtctaccttacggtcttctttgtgccatcgcaacaattttacatgttttttgtttctgaatagacgtttcaagtgtggtattataggagcataccacataaccttgacagggattttcttccgtggacgttcgccctcaacatcactagggtcatctcgcctgatcttataccgcgatgcatggcatacctagcatgcatccaatttctcatactctttgccacggtagaggatgcagtcattaggacatgcatgtatcttctcgatttctagccccataggacagacaacttgttttgcttcatgggtagtggcgggcaattcattgtccttcgaaagcatcttcttttggatttttagtaactctccaaatctctTGTCAGATACATAATTATTTGCCTTCCATTAcaacaattctagtgtggttcccaactttttctgccctacatcacaagttgggtacagcaatttcttgtgatcttctagcatccgctcgaacttgatcttctccttttcactttcacattctctttgtgcgtcacgaatgacctgacaaagatcatcagcaggctcatcttctatgGCTACCTCTTcctcagcttctcccattgcagtatcattgaagcacgcaccatcgggaataatatcattgtcgtcccattgttcttcttcatcttcttccattacaacgccggtttctctgtgcttcgtccaacaaatatagtttggcatgaaacccgacttgaataagtgtgaatgaagagtccttgagcaaggatattccaccgtattcttacatatggcacatgggcagcacatgaaaccgtcgcgtttgtttgcctcggccgcatgtaacaaagaatgcacgccgtcaatgaactcttgggagcggcaatcagcattgtacatccaatgctggctcatctgcattacatgacataaataccatattaaaacctagatcataattaattatttatacaacatgctgaaaggtcctaatggctagaggggggtgaatagcctaataaaaatttctacaacaacacttaacaaaaggttagacaattatgaggcgaagcaagtgttacgctagcctactcaaaatgcaagccacctaccacaattctagtttagatagtgtcgattcacacaagaggtatgacactaccctatgttagtgtgctcttaaaggctaactaaagagccacaccaaccaagcaagcaagctctcataactagttacactaaagagcttgtcaactagtttgcgataatataaagagagtgatcaagatagttataccgccgtatagaggagtgaaccaatcaatcacaaggatgaataacaataaagaccaatcacctctgaatcaaaagatgaacacaatgatttttatcgaggttcacttgcttgccggcaaactactcctcgttgtggtgattcactcacttggaggttcacacgctaattggcttcacatgccaaacccttaatagggtgccgcacaaccaacacaagataaggatcacacaagccacaagcaattcactagagtaccttttggcgctccgccggggaaaggtcaagaacccctcataatcaccacgatcagagccagagacaatcaccaccctccgctcaacgatcctcgctgctccaagccatctaggtggcggtaaccaccaagagtaacaagcgaaatccgcagcgaaacacgaacaccaagtgcctctagatgcaatcactcaagcaatgcacttggattcactcccaatctcactatgatgataaatcaatgatggagatgagtgggaggactttggctaggctcacagggttgctatgtcaatgaaaatggccaaagatgtgagccatagccggccatggggcttaaatagaagcttccatgaaatagagccgttatgccccttcactgggcataacacgtgccgaccggacgctccggtcgaactgaccggacgccagccctcagcgtccggtccactgatggacgacacgtgtcaccagcttcaaacgctgttcgtcagatttcaacggctacgaagctgaccggacgctccggtaaaactgaccggacgctgaagcctcagcgtccgatcgtttccagtaagctccccgatgcgtatttcttcgaccgaacacgtccggtccaccttgaccggacatagactagcgtccggtgcaataccctaggtactgtgctgactgaccagttcgaccggacgcaagctgccagcgtccggtgctttcagacccagcgtccggtcagttgaccgatgccagcgtcttcgcgaccaactcgttttcacttctaacttcttcaccgttgctccaatgtgccaaccaccaagtgtatcaccttgtgcacatgtgttagcatattttcacaaacattttcaagggtgttagcactccactagatcctaaatgcatatgcaatgcgttagagcatctagtggtactttgataaccgcattccgatacgagtttcacccctcttaatagtacggctattaaacctaaatgtgatcacactctctaagtgtcttgatcaccaaaacaaaataactcctataaattatacctttgccttgagctttttgtttttctctttcttctttttaagtttaagcccttgatcatcaccatgccatcaccattgtcatgttatgatctttattagcttctccacttgaagtgtgctacctatctcatgatcacttgataaactagattagcacttagggtttcatcaattcaccaaaaccaaactagagctttcacatgcgtgccaccacaaaaggtacaaatttatgaaagcatcgctacaatatagacaatcccaactaccactaaaagaactaaagctaaaatatatttcaggagcacaaggatttcgcgaccaatctcaactaaaacagacagatcctccgattgtgcaacatctttgagcttcttcggctggatcactaccttattagccgccgtatctaccTGTTGtgaaagatatttttgcacgagttcaacatactcttcctcccagtagaagcctaaacatcgtccactgccatcccactgaaattaaaacaaaaaattagaactttaatcacaatcatcatgaaaataggtataaactaatcataatcataaaatacgataaaataactcacattgcgatccggacacttgtagaagatacgaccatTGTTGGGACCCTctttcttcactcggtactccatcataatcttcgtctcatcacgacacttgccgcatggaatgagagggaggtccagcCTAAGTCGCTTTGAAAACCCATGAGAGACCGATGACCCGGAAGCAGttaccatctactctctatactcattttttaatacactataaatttctcattttataaacaaataaaattaagaaactataaaattatctatatctctaaacaatgaagtgtgctatgcatgctagaaataaaaagtgaatactaattttaaatacctactttaacctttctttatccaaatatgcaaactataagttattttgagcgcaaattgtttacaaataaaaaaacaccataaaaacaatatatatagtaaacaatatgagataagccaatgataaaaaatgagagtatgagattggtaacctttacaactgaagaatcgatggaggaatcgaaaaaATCGACAGagaaatcgaagaatggatggaggaacaatggagggaggaagcaagaacactagtgcagtaagcttcaaaatgtgctgagctcgggcctcctcgggcttggggaggaagaagaagacggccgggatataaaggggacctttagtcttggttggtggttccaactaggactaaaggtaactttccaaccctcgGCGTAGCTACagcccgggagtagacttttactcccggttggagccaccaatcgggagtaaaagtctacctttagtcccggttggtggcttcaacaAGGACTAAAGGTTCCTACCACCTCTGTTTGGcgcacagtagccgttgggcagagacctttagtcccggttggatccaccaaccgagactaaagatctCTTTAGTCTCGGACGCAAAAAATACCGGAACTAAAACACATTTTAACCGAGGATTAAAGATCTATTCTCTACCAGTGGTATGTCAACAACTCGTGTTGgtctttcttttcatcttttatcCTCTTCATTCAACGACCTCTCTTACCAGTTACCACAGGCTCTCCATTTTGACGGGACGTCTCAATACGTCCATTTTGTCTGGTCGCGGTAATAACTTTTGCTAcattttaacaaaaaaaaaaagtatacATGCACGGCATGTTATAAAACAAGAAAAGAGGCTCATATTCTTACAAGtctttttctagaaaaaaaaattcttagAAGTGGGGACTGGGGAATCGAATAAAGTCGTTTGCTAACACCAGAATGATGAACGGAGTACTAAGGCTGACAAAATTTTAGCTGAAAatagctgaaaaatactgttctggctgaattattgggGGAGAAAAACACAATTTCGACTGAAAAAAAAGCTGAAtacggggtaagccgaacggagccaggATTGGACATATGCAAGAATTTTCTGCCatctttttctttattattattcaGTATTCTATCATTACAGTAATTACATGATATACTACTACTGATCACAGCCCGTGTAGATGAACTAATAACTGACAATCTGTCCATCGAAATAAATCCGCTCTAAATACGTATACTAGTGTCTAGTACACGTAGATACtattccctccatcccaaattattttgattttttttaacatTAAGTTTGACCGcttattttatttaaaaaaaattatgtaaaCATAGTTAAATTTAAGTCACTCTTGAAGAATTTTTATTAATAAAGTAAGCCACGATAAAAGAAATAATATTTTGTATAAATTTTTTAATAAGATGAGTGATCAAACCTGGTATAAAAAgttaaacgtcttataatttaagaTAGAGGGTAGCTAGCAAGTGTGTTTGTCGAAATCACACCGCCTCCCCTGCTAACAGGAGCATCCTAGATGCTAGCCGGTGATTCTTCCCCATCTCCGGCGCACGCGCGATCGAGCAGCACTGCAAGAAGGTGGTGATGCAGCCTGCAAGGCTTGGACTGAGCTCGATCACCGGCGTTTGACCAGCGGGAACCACAGGTCCTGGAAGCAGGAGTGGTAGGAGACGAGGAGCAGCACGAGGGCGAGCGCGAGCGCCACGCCCCACGGCGACGATGCCGCCGCCCCCGCGCCGTCCCGCTGGTGGTGCTGGCCGCCCCATCCGCCGCCGGCGTACAAGGAGGGCTGGTCCCCGACCAGCAGCGACGAGAGGGCGCCGCCCCGCGGCCGCCGCGACCCGGCCGTGGCCGCCCAGTACTGGAccgcgagcaggagcagcagcggGGACAGCACGACGGCGAACCGCACCTGCTCCACCAGGCTCTCCACCGCGGACTCGTAGCGCGAGTAGAGCGACGTGGCGCCCAGCAGCGCGACGGTGCCCAGGAACACGAGGAGGTGGAACGGCGTCGCCGAGCCGCCGTAGCCCGCTCTCTGGTCGTCGTAGGAGCCGCCGCTCGCCATGCTAGCTGTTCGATCAGTTGTGTTCGTGCGCGCGCCTGTGGTGTGTCCGTGTGTACCAGTGAGCGTGAGCGTGCCGAGCAGGCTGAGAAGAGAGTGGTATATATGGGCAGAGAAGGGGAAGGGAAGTCTGCAGGCACCGAGCTGCGCTTTACTTGGGACGGGAGGACTCCGCGATGCCTTCGCCAAGGGGTGAACGCGACGCGACGTGGAGCCAACCGCGCGGGGACGCGTGCCCTGCCGTCGATCAGGCGCCGACGAGTGGAGCCGGGCTGGCGGCCGTCACAATGGCGTGGAATTTAGGAAGCGCGGGCGCTGGTGCGGCGCTCTGGTCCACGAGGCGGCAGGCGCCGACCGACCGACGGATGGAACAGGGCGTTCAGGGTGAGTGGTTGATGGCTTGGAAAGCGCTGCTCACACGTCGGCGCGAGCGATTGATTCCCAAGCCTGGCCGGCAGTGGTCGGTCTTGAGAATCACGGGCTCACGGCGGACGTGCGATGCAAAGGATTTCTTGTGGTGACCACTTGGTCCGTCCGCTCGCGCACATTTTGAACCGCtggatcactggccttcctgttCTGCGTCAGGGCTACTGTAGCCATCCGGAATATCCAGTTGTGTTTTTTGGGGTTTGAGGGATAAAAAAGGGAGTTACAGGTACCCGGACGTCCGGCGCAGCTCCAGACGCTCAGCTCGTACGTCCCGCGCACGATCCAGCCGCGGTCGTGGGTAACGTCACTGCATCGGCTTTCCCTCCCTGTTGGCACACCACCGCACCAGTCCCGACCCACGGGCGCTAGTCACAACCTAACAGTAGCATGGGCATGGTCTGCATGTCCCACCTCTGGATCCCAATCACCTGTCCCACCTCTGGATGCGTGCCATAAATGCATCTGCCTCGCACGTCACCCGTGGCGACGCCTCAACAGCTGCGAGCGGCTGCGGCAGATGGTCCCGTTAgcacgtactccctccgtcccaaaatatacGTCGCTTTCGTTTTCCGAGAAACAattttgataaaatatatattacaaaatattaatatttataatacataattagtatcattgaaaagatctttgaatctagttttttaataaatttatttagagatacaaatattgtacgtattttctacaaatcgagtcaaacttgtgacACAAAAACAAAAAACGACAAATaatatgggacagagggagtataataTAAGatttacttttacaacatccaaataaaacacttacaacttaCGTCCGAAATAGCTGAAGCACTTGTAAcgtacatctgaaacacttaaaaatatgagtaaaatacaccggaggtccattaacttttggtgaagtgtcatctagatccatcaactttgaaactgtattttttagtctattaactttcgttttgtgtcatctaggtccatcagtTTTGACTCTTGCATTTttggtccatgaacttttaaaatagttcactgcaggtccacgcatgcatgcacgcacatCGGCTTTTTGCGTCGATGGAGCCATGTCTGCACTCGCCGCCGTCACTCGTCTGTCGGGCATGCATGTGTGTTTTCTTGCTCGAATCATGACAGAGTTAGTGCATTTCGGCCCGGCTAACCGGCTAAGCGGCCCTGTGGTGTCGTGCCaccctgctgctgctcatgtCGCTGGCTCTGTTCGCAAGTACAACCGTGTACACGTTACCACCCTCAGGCACATCAGTATCGTCGCCGAACGTCCGCATCCTGGACGTGAACCGGGGACCTTGAAGCAGCTGACCACCAGAACGCCTTGAGCTCCTCGGCGAAGTCCCTCTCCCTGCCCAGAACCACAATCGAGTGGTCATGCCTGTCCATGACACTAACCTTGGCACGCGGGAGCTTAGCCTTGAGATGGCGGCTGCACTCGACCGGAACCACCTGGTCGTCGGCGCCGTGGACCACCTGCACCGGGATGCCGGCCGCCATGACGGCCTCCAGGTTCGCGTCCTACAACCTCGCCCCGCCGTAGATGACGTTATGCATGGTGTGCCACGCCGAGTGGTGGGTGTGCTTGGTCAGACCCCTCACCCTGAAATCCAtgtccttgcattgcattgcatgcaaCTGTTTTTTCTAGAGAAAAGAGagagttttagcactattcagcGTGTCTGAAACTCTGAACCGTGCCTACGAAGTGTATGTACGTACGTGTTTCCCGTGAAGAGGCTGAAGAGCCACTCCCAGAGCAGGTGGTTCCTACAGACGAGGAAGCAGACGTTCCTCTCGATGTGCTCGTACCATGACATCACCGCGGAGCCAAACAGCAGCGGCGACCACAGCTTCTTCTCAGCCAGCCTATTTAGCGCCACCTGGCTCGCCCTCTGCTCGCATGGCAGGAAGTACGGCTGCATGTTGCAAGTGCAACCAACGAACATGGTCAGTCCTCGCTGACTGATGGTGAGCGCCAAAGGAGCTGCCTGCCTACTGGTGTGTGCGTGTACTCTACTCACCGGTGCAACCAGCGTGATGGATTTCACGCAGGTCGGGTGCTTAGCAGCCAAGGCGAGGGCGATGATGCAGCCCAAGGAGTGGCTGACCAGGTGGAAGGAAGCGTTGCCGCTCATCAGACCATGCGGCTCGATGAGGCTCCTCTCGATCGCCTCCACGTGGTCTCTCACTCTGTACATGCAGTTCGTAGGCTTGGGGCTTCGACCGAAGCCGAGGAGATCCACCGCGAATAGCCGGTAGTCGTCGAGGATGAAGGAGGACTCCCGGAACACCGGCCGTCTCCGCCCAGAAGGACAACGACGACGTGAAACCGTGCACGAAGATGGCGTTCTCGCGGTCAGGCGTGCGTGCTCCTGCTACTTCATCTGCAAACCGGCCACCACCGGCGGCTTTCCGATCTGGCTCTTTGACGACGACGTGCAGCCGGCCGCCGGCTTCGCCCTCGCCGGCGCCTCGCCATGCGACACACGACTTGCGCGCGCAGTCAAACCACCTGGGGCTGCACCACTTGCAGGGGGGCATCGACTCATCCGGTGGCGCCGCTCCCCTCCTCCCGACGACGAGTCGCAGGAGCCCCAGCAGCGCGTCCCTGATGGCGCTCCTCCGACCATGTGCGTACAGCGTGTCGGAGACCTCCTCATGGTCACCGCCGTCCACTACTGCAGCGGTTGCCTCGCTgatgtcgtcgtcatcgtcgtagCTCCTGTGGCAGTAGTAGCGC encodes:
- the LOC136474996 gene encoding uncharacterized protein — protein: MASGGSYDDQRAGYGGSATPFHLLVFLGTVALLGATSLYSRYESAVESLVEQVRFAVVLSPLLLLLAVQYWAATAGSRRPRGGALSSLLVGDQPSLYAGGGWGGQHHQRDGAGAAASSPWGVALALALVLLLVSYHSCFQDLWFPLVKRR